A section of the Prionailurus bengalensis isolate Pbe53 chromosome C2, Fcat_Pben_1.1_paternal_pri, whole genome shotgun sequence genome encodes:
- the SLC25A38 gene encoding mitochondrial glycine transporter isoform X2, with amino-acid sequence MIQKSRPALLQPQDVGDRVETLMLHPVIKAFLCGSISGTCSTLLFQPLDLLKTRLQTLQPPAHGSRRVGMLALLLKVVRTESILGLWKGMSPSIVRCVPGIGIYFGTLYSLKQYFLRGHPPTALESVILGVGSRSVAGVCMSPITVIKTRYESGRYGYGSIYAALKSIYRSEGHRGLFSGLTATLLRDAPFSGIYLMFYNQTKNIMTHGLWAAWLLPRWRPPGPPQNSDGSNGMDSLRGDDGQDGPEVLTERGLGTDGLCCLARLLPRAAPSHCPGVRGCPVWKARQLRHLPLPSLSRE; translated from the exons ATGATTCAGAAGTCACGCCCGGCGCTGCTGCAGCCTCAAGATGTCGGAGACAGGGTGGAGACGCTTATG CTGCATCCGGTGATCAAAGCTTTCCTGTGTGGCTCCATCAGTGGGACCTGCTCCACCCTCCTTTTCCAGCCCCTAGACCTCCTCAAAACTCGCCTGCAGactctccagcccccagcccatgG ATCCAGGCGTGTTGGGATGCTGGCTCTTCTCTTGAAGGTGGTTCGCACGGAGAGCATTCTGGGCCTTTGGAAAGGGATGTCTCCT TCCATTGTGAGGTGTGTCCCCGGCATTGGTATCTACTTCGGCACCCTCTACTCCTTGAAGCAGTACTTTCTGCGAGGCCATCCACCAACCGCCCTGGAGTCGGTCATCCTGGGCGTGGGCTCTCGCTCAGTTGCAGGGGTCTGCATGTCACCCATCACTGTGATCAAGACCCGTTACGAG AGCGGGAGGTATGGCTATGGGAGCATCTACGCAGCCCTGAAGAGCATCTATCGCAGCGAGGGGCACCGGGGACTCTTCAGTGGCCTGACAGCAACACTTCTGCGTGACGCACCCTTTTCTGGAATCTACCTGATGTTTTACAACCAGACCAAAAACATCATGACCCACG GATTATGGGCTGCGTGGCTTCTTCCAAGGTGGCGTCCCCCGGGCCCTCCGCAGAACTCTGATGGCAGCAATGGCATGGACAGTCTACGAGGAGATGATGGCCAAGATGGGCCTGAAGTCCTGACCGAGAGGGGCCTGGGGACAGATGGGCTCTGTTGCCTTGCCCGGCTCTTGCCAAGGGCTGCTCCGTCTCACTGTCCCGGAGTTAGAGGATGTCCTGTCTGGAAAGCCAGGCAGCTACGTCACCTTCCGTTACCCAGTTTGAGTAGAGAATAG
- the SLC25A38 gene encoding mitochondrial glycine transporter isoform X1 — MIQKSRPALLQPQDVGDRVETLMLHPVIKAFLCGSISGTCSTLLFQPLDLLKTRLQTLQPPAHGSRRVGMLALLLKVVRTESILGLWKGMSPSIVRCVPGIGIYFGTLYSLKQYFLRGHPPTALESVILGVGSRSVAGVCMSPITVIKTRYESGRYGYGSIYAALKSIYRSEGHRGLFSGLTATLLRDAPFSGIYLMFYNQTKNIMTHDQLDAVLIPVVNFSCGIFAGILASLVTQPADVIKTHMQLTPMKFRWIGQAVTLIFKDYGLRGFFQGGVPRALRRTLMAAMAWTVYEEMMAKMGLKS, encoded by the exons ATGATTCAGAAGTCACGCCCGGCGCTGCTGCAGCCTCAAGATGTCGGAGACAGGGTGGAGACGCTTATG CTGCATCCGGTGATCAAAGCTTTCCTGTGTGGCTCCATCAGTGGGACCTGCTCCACCCTCCTTTTCCAGCCCCTAGACCTCCTCAAAACTCGCCTGCAGactctccagcccccagcccatgG ATCCAGGCGTGTTGGGATGCTGGCTCTTCTCTTGAAGGTGGTTCGCACGGAGAGCATTCTGGGCCTTTGGAAAGGGATGTCTCCT TCCATTGTGAGGTGTGTCCCCGGCATTGGTATCTACTTCGGCACCCTCTACTCCTTGAAGCAGTACTTTCTGCGAGGCCATCCACCAACCGCCCTGGAGTCGGTCATCCTGGGCGTGGGCTCTCGCTCAGTTGCAGGGGTCTGCATGTCACCCATCACTGTGATCAAGACCCGTTACGAG AGCGGGAGGTATGGCTATGGGAGCATCTACGCAGCCCTGAAGAGCATCTATCGCAGCGAGGGGCACCGGGGACTCTTCAGTGGCCTGACAGCAACACTTCTGCGTGACGCACCCTTTTCTGGAATCTACCTGATGTTTTACAACCAGACCAAAAACATCATGACCCACG ACCAGTTGGATGCAGTCCTTATTCCTGTTGTAAATTTCAGCTGTGGGATCTTTGCTGGTATTCTGGCCTCCCTGGTAACTCAACCTGCGGATGTCATCAAAACTCATATGCAGCTCACCCCAATGAAATTTCGGTGGATTGGCCAGGCGGTGACCCTCATTTTCAAA GATTATGGGCTGCGTGGCTTCTTCCAAGGTGGCGTCCCCCGGGCCCTCCGCAGAACTCTGATGGCAGCAATGGCATGGACAGTCTACGAGGAGATGATGGCCAAGATGGGCCTGAAGTCCTGA